Proteins encoded together in one Argiope bruennichi chromosome 1, qqArgBrue1.1, whole genome shotgun sequence window:
- the LOC129967093 gene encoding electron transfer flavoprotein subunit alpha, mitochondrial-like — protein sequence MFLSSRAKLNQCGYLFLRRFKGTLVIAEHNEGKVVPITYSAITAAKQLGSEVTVLVAGTETSSVVSEVSKAEGVNKVLSADNEAFKGLLPESLTPLIIASQKQFSFTHIVAGASAFGKNLIPRVAAKFDVSPISDVIGIKNADTFVRTIYAGNAIQTLKAKDAVKLLTVRGTNFAACALGSSGAPSEKAPACEIKNDISFWINQELSKSERPELTSAKRVISGGRGLKSGDNFKLLYELADKLKAAVGASRAAVDAGFVPNDMQVGQTGKIVAPELYVAIGISGAIQHLAGMKDSKTIVAINKDPEAPIFQVADLGLVADLFKVVPEMTEKIDQYISK from the exons ATGTTTCTATCAAGTCGAGCAAAGTTAAATCAG tgtgGTTATTTGTTCTTGAGACGGTTTAAAGGTACATTGGTTATTGCTGAACATAATGAGGGTAAAGTTGTTCCAATTACGTACAGTGCCATTACTGCTGCTAAACAGTTAGGAAGTGAAGTTACTGTTCTAGTTGCTGGAACTGAAACATCTTCA GTTGTTTCTGAAGTTTCTAAAGCTGAAGGCGTTAATAAAGTACTTTCTGCAGACAATGAAGCTTTCAAAGGACTTTTGCCtg aaaGCTTAACACCTTTAATCATTGCAAGCCAGAAGCAGTTTTCTTTTACTCACATAGTTGCAGGTGCTTCTGCTTTTGGAAAG aaTTTGATACCAAGAGTAGCTGCCAAATTCGATGTTTCTCCAATTTCTGATGTAATTGGTATTAAAAATGCTGATACATTTGTACGGACAATATATGCtg gcAATGCTATCCAAACACTGAAAGCTAAAGACGCAGTGAAGTTGTTAACAGTAAGAGGGACCAATTTTGCTGCTTGTGCTTTAGGTAGTAGTGGAGCACCTTCTGAAAAAG ctcCTGCATGCGAAATCAAAAATGATATCTCCTTTTGGATTAATCAAGAGCTGTCAAAGAGTGAAAGACCAGAATTGACCAGTGCAAAGCGTGTGATTTCTGGTG GCCGTGGTTTGAAGAGCGGAGACAATTTCAAGTTACTGTATGAACTTGCAGATAAATTAAAGGCAGCTGTGGGTGCATCACGAGCAGCAGTTGATGCAGGATTTGTACCAAATGATATGCAAGTGGGGCAAACAGGAAAAATTGTAGCACCT GAATTATATGTAGCTATTGGAATCTCTGGGGCAATTCAACACTTAGCAGGAATGAAAGATTCAAAGACAATTGTGGCCATTAATAAAGACCCTGAAGCCCCTATATTTCAGGTGGCAGATTTGGGTTTAGTTGCTGACTTATTCAAAGTTGTGCctgaaatgacagaaaaaattgaTCAGTACATCagtaaataa